The following coding sequences are from one Arthrobacter crystallopoietes window:
- a CDS encoding RidA family protein encodes MTQPQQSAVSAVEERLAELGLTLPEVVAPVAAYVPAVVSGDYVYTSGQLPMVNGELAAKGKVGNVSSSVSAEQAKELAATCAINALAAVKSVIGDLDRVTRIVKVVGFVASETDFTGQPAVINGASELLGKVFGEAGAHARSAVGVAVLPLDSPVEVELIAEFS; translated from the coding sequence ATGACGCAGCCACAGCAGTCCGCCGTTTCCGCCGTAGAAGAGCGCCTGGCTGAACTCGGCCTGACCCTGCCCGAGGTGGTCGCTCCCGTAGCCGCCTACGTGCCCGCCGTCGTGTCCGGCGACTACGTCTACACCTCCGGCCAGCTGCCGATGGTTAACGGTGAACTGGCCGCCAAGGGCAAAGTGGGCAACGTCTCAAGTTCTGTCTCGGCCGAGCAGGCCAAAGAGCTCGCTGCCACTTGCGCCATCAACGCACTGGCCGCCGTTAAGAGCGTCATCGGCGACCTGGACCGTGTCACACGGATCGTCAAGGTAGTCGGGTTCGTGGCCTCGGAGACGGACTTCACCGGCCAGCCGGCTGTCATCAACGGCGCTTCCGAGCTGCTCGGCAAGGTTTTCGGCGAGGCAGGCGCACATGCCCGTTCCGCCGTCGGCGTTGCCGTTCTGCCGCTCGACTCTCCGGTTGAGGTGGAACTGATTGCCGAGTTCAGCTAG